The following are encoded together in the Actinobacillus lignieresii genome:
- a CDS encoding ClpXP protease specificity-enhancing factor, translating to MKPLRPYLYHAYYNWILDNDNTPYLLVNAEYPDVDVPVEFVRDGKIILNIAPRSIGQYVINDESISFNARFQGMLRDIYIPFGAMEAIYAQETGDGIMFQDEAYYSEQAYSERVNQQADREESKPKAKKKPTHLKLVK from the coding sequence ATGAAACCTTTGCGCCCTTATCTTTACCACGCGTACTACAACTGGATTTTAGATAACGATAATACGCCTTATTTATTAGTAAATGCGGAATATCCGGATGTAGATGTGCCGGTCGAATTTGTTCGGGACGGCAAAATTATTTTGAATATCGCACCGCGTTCCATCGGACAATATGTGATTAATGACGAGTCAATCAGCTTTAATGCTCGTTTCCAAGGGATGTTGCGTGATATTTATATTCCTTTTGGTGCAATGGAAGCCATTTATGCGCAAGAAACCGGCGACGGAATTATGTTCCAAGACGAGGCTTATTATAGTGAACAAGCATATAGCGAAAGGGTTAATCAGCAAGCCGACAGAGAAGAAAGTAAGCCTAAAGCTAAGAAAAAACCGACACATTTGAAATTAGTCAAATAG
- a CDS encoding FNR family transcription factor, giving the protein MKIVPDAKHTGRTACTIHCQNCSISQLCLPFTLSEHELTQLDNIIERKKPVQKSQIIFQSGDDLRSIYAIRSGTIKSYTISESGEEQITAFHLPGDLVGFDAIMNMKHVGFAQALETSMICEIPFDILDDLAGKMPKIRHQIMRLMSNEIKSDQEMILLLSKMSAEEKLAAFLHNLSQRYAARGFSAREFRLTMTRGDIGNYLGLTIETISRLLGRFQKSGMITVQGKYITINRMDELTDMAGVTRSQIPVIQTA; this is encoded by the coding sequence ATGAAAATTGTACCTGACGCTAAACATACAGGCCGAACGGCTTGCACTATACATTGCCAGAATTGCAGTATTAGCCAACTTTGCTTACCTTTTACGTTGAGCGAACACGAATTAACTCAGCTTGACAATATTATCGAACGCAAAAAACCGGTTCAAAAATCTCAAATCATTTTCCAATCCGGCGATGATCTTCGTTCTATCTATGCGATTCGTTCAGGTACAATTAAAAGTTATACGATTAGCGAAAGCGGCGAAGAACAAATTACGGCGTTCCATTTACCCGGTGATCTGGTCGGATTTGATGCGATTATGAATATGAAACATGTCGGTTTCGCACAAGCGCTCGAAACGTCGATGATTTGTGAGATTCCATTTGATATTTTAGACGATCTCGCCGGCAAGATGCCTAAAATCCGTCATCAAATTATGCGTTTGATGAGTAATGAAATTAAAAGTGATCAAGAAATGATTTTATTACTTTCAAAAATGAGTGCGGAAGAAAAGTTAGCGGCGTTTTTACATAATTTATCTCAACGTTATGCGGCACGCGGTTTTTCCGCTCGTGAATTCCGTCTGACTATGACTCGCGGCGATATCGGCAACTATCTCGGTTTAACCATTGAAACTATCAGTCGTTTATTAGGACGTTTCCAGAAAAGCGGTATGATTACGGTACAAGGTAAATATATTACCATCAATCGTATGGACGAACTGACCGATATGGCGGGTGTAACACGTTCACAAATTCCGGTAATACAAACGGCGTAA
- a CDS encoding universal stress protein, which yields MYKHILVAVDLSEESLVLLRKGADLAEKCGAKLSLIHVDVNFSDLYTGLIDINMSSVQDSVLEETTKALDELSAKVNYPVSERLNGTGDFSQVLEDAVEKHKIDLLITGHHQDFWSKFMSSTRQVMNNVTVDMLVVPLADE from the coding sequence ATGTATAAACATATTTTAGTTGCGGTTGATCTCTCTGAAGAAAGTCTTGTTTTACTTCGTAAAGGCGCGGATTTAGCGGAAAAATGCGGCGCAAAACTTTCTTTGATTCATGTGGACGTTAATTTCTCCGATCTTTATACGGGATTAATTGATATTAATATGTCTTCGGTACAAGATAGCGTACTGGAAGAAACCACTAAAGCGTTAGACGAATTATCGGCTAAAGTGAATTATCCGGTTTCGGAACGTCTTAACGGCACGGGCGATTTCAGTCAAGTATTGGAAGATGCGGTTGAAAAACACAAAATTGATTTATTGATTACAGGGCATCATCAAGATTTTTGGAGTAAGTTTATGTCATCTACTCGCCAAGTAATGAATAATGTCACTGTTGATATGTTAGTTGTACCGTTAGCTGATGAATAA
- the alaS gene encoding alanine--tRNA ligase translates to MKTTSEIRQSFLDFFHSKGHTVVPSSSLVPENDPTLLFTNAGMNQFKDVFLGLEKRPYTRATTAQRCVRAGGKHNDLENVGYTARHHTFFEMMGNFSFGDYFKHDAIQFGWEYLTSPQWLGLPKEKLYVTVYETDDEAYDIWNKIIGVPTDHIIRIGDNKGAPYASDNFWAMGDTGPCGPCTEIFYDHGETFWGGLPGSPEEDGDRYIEVWNIVFMQFNRLADGTMEKLPKPSVDTGMGLERMTAVMQHVNSNYETDIFQTLIKEVAGLLNVSDLDNKSLRVVADHIRACSYLIADGVVPSNEGRGYVLRRIIRRAVRHGNLLGAKEAFFYKLVPTLATVMGHAGEVLTQKQAHIQKTLKAEEEQFARTLERGLALLEDALTKVENNTLSGEVAFKLYDTYGFPLDLTADVCREREITIDEAGFEAEMTAQRERAKASSNFGADYNNVIKVEGQTDFIGYDNLEAQATIVGLFSNGKAVDTIQSGESAVIILDQTPFYAEMGGQVGDSGLISTEICNFAVNDTQKYGQVFGHIGQLTSGSLSIGDKVTASVERSRRVAITANHSATHLLHSALREVLGDHVAQKGSLVSENILRFDFSQPEAISKSQLEEIERIVNRKIRENIQVTIETMDIESAKKKGAMALFGEKYGDVVRVVGMTEFSIELCGGTHVQRTGDIGLFKLVSEGAVAAGIRRVEAVTAETAIEWLHNQQKVLQQSAEFLKADSNSLVEKIQQLQDKAKRTEKELQQLKDKLAAQAGSELVKQANKINGVNVVVQKLENVEVKSLRTMVDDLKNQLESAIVVFGTVADDKVNLIVGVTKDLSSKVNAGELVGAMAQQVGGKGGGRADMAMAGGSEPQNLDDALKFAEEWIQAKL, encoded by the coding sequence ATGAAAACAACTTCAGAAATCAGACAATCTTTCTTGGATTTCTTCCACAGTAAAGGACATACCGTTGTACCGAGTAGCTCATTGGTACCTGAAAATGACCCTACCTTATTATTCACTAATGCCGGGATGAATCAATTTAAAGATGTTTTTCTCGGCTTAGAAAAACGTCCTTATACTCGTGCGACCACCGCACAACGTTGCGTGCGTGCCGGCGGTAAACATAATGATTTAGAAAACGTAGGCTATACCGCGCGCCACCATACATTTTTTGAAATGATGGGTAATTTCAGTTTCGGTGATTACTTCAAACATGATGCGATTCAATTCGGTTGGGAATATTTAACTTCTCCGCAATGGCTTGGTCTGCCGAAAGAAAAATTATATGTAACCGTTTATGAGACGGACGATGAAGCTTATGACATTTGGAATAAAATCATAGGTGTTCCGACCGATCATATTATTCGTATCGGTGATAACAAAGGTGCGCCGTATGCTTCGGATAACTTCTGGGCAATGGGTGACACCGGTCCGTGCGGTCCTTGTACCGAAATCTTCTATGATCACGGCGAAACTTTCTGGGGAGGTTTACCGGGTAGTCCGGAAGAAGACGGCGATCGTTATATCGAAGTATGGAATATCGTATTTATGCAATTTAACCGTCTGGCAGACGGTACCATGGAAAAATTACCGAAACCGTCCGTAGATACGGGGATGGGTTTAGAGCGTATGACCGCTGTAATGCAACACGTGAACTCAAACTATGAAACGGATATTTTCCAAACGCTCATCAAGGAAGTTGCCGGTTTATTGAATGTAAGCGATTTAGATAATAAATCGTTACGTGTAGTGGCGGACCATATCCGTGCGTGTTCGTATTTAATTGCGGATGGCGTAGTTCCGTCAAATGAAGGTCGTGGCTATGTGTTACGTCGTATTATCCGTCGTGCGGTTCGTCACGGTAACCTTTTAGGTGCAAAAGAAGCGTTCTTCTATAAATTAGTACCGACACTTGCAACCGTAATGGGTCATGCCGGCGAAGTTTTAACGCAAAAACAAGCGCATATTCAAAAAACATTAAAAGCGGAAGAAGAACAATTTGCGCGCACGCTTGAGCGTGGTTTGGCATTATTAGAAGATGCGCTAACAAAAGTTGAAAACAATACGCTTTCGGGCGAAGTGGCATTTAAACTTTACGATACTTACGGCTTCCCGTTAGATTTAACTGCCGACGTATGCCGTGAACGTGAGATCACCATTGATGAAGCAGGTTTTGAAGCGGAAATGACCGCTCAACGCGAGCGTGCGAAAGCAAGTAGCAATTTCGGTGCCGACTACAACAATGTGATTAAAGTGGAAGGTCAAACCGATTTTATCGGCTATGATAATCTAGAAGCTCAAGCGACTATCGTCGGTTTATTTAGTAACGGTAAAGCGGTTGATACGATTCAATCCGGCGAGTCAGCGGTGATTATCCTAGACCAAACGCCATTTTATGCCGAAATGGGCGGACAAGTAGGGGACAGCGGTCTAATTTCAACGGAAATTTGCAATTTTGCAGTAAATGATACGCAAAAATACGGTCAAGTATTCGGACATATCGGTCAATTAACATCGGGTAGTTTATCAATCGGTGATAAAGTTACTGCAAGTGTTGAGCGTAGTCGTCGTGTAGCTATTACGGCAAACCACAGCGCAACTCACTTATTACATTCCGCATTAAGAGAAGTATTAGGTGATCATGTAGCGCAAAAAGGTTCGTTGGTTTCCGAGAATATTTTGCGTTTTGACTTCTCACAGCCGGAAGCAATTAGTAAATCTCAACTAGAAGAAATCGAACGTATTGTAAACCGTAAAATTCGTGAAAATATTCAGGTAACGATTGAAACCATGGATATTGAATCGGCGAAGAAAAAAGGTGCAATGGCATTATTCGGCGAAAAATACGGTGATGTTGTTCGCGTTGTCGGTATGACGGAATTTTCTATTGAGCTTTGCGGTGGTACTCATGTACAAAGAACCGGCGATATCGGCTTATTTAAACTGGTATCCGAAGGTGCGGTTGCCGCAGGAATCCGTCGTGTTGAAGCGGTAACTGCGGAAACGGCAATCGAATGGTTACACAATCAGCAAAAAGTATTGCAACAAAGTGCGGAATTCTTAAAAGCGGACAGTAATTCATTAGTTGAAAAAATTCAACAATTGCAAGATAAGGCAAAACGCACGGAAAAAGAACTGCAGCAGCTTAAAGATAAACTTGCCGCACAGGCGGGTTCGGAATTAGTGAAACAAGCTAACAAGATTAACGGTGTTAATGTTGTAGTGCAAAAACTTGAAAATGTAGAAGTTAAATCGTTACGTACTATGGTTGATGATTTAAAAAATCAACTTGAAAGCGCCATTGTCGTGTTCGGTACGGTAGCGGACGATAAAGTTAATTTAATTGTCGGTGTAACGAAAGATTTATCAAGTAAAGTGAATGCGGGTGAATTAGTCGGCGCTATGGCGCAACAAGTCGGTGGTAAAGGCGGCGGTCGAGCGGATATGGCAATGGCAGGCGGTTCTGAACCTCAAAACTTAGATGACGCACTCAAATTTGCGGAAGAATGGATTCAGGCAAAACTTTAA
- the csrA gene encoding carbon storage regulator CsrA, whose translation MLILTRKIGESLLIGDNVEITVLSVRGNQVKLGVNAPKEVSVHREEIYQRIKALADDVASDTQQ comes from the coding sequence ATGCTTATACTCACTCGTAAAATTGGGGAAAGTTTACTAATAGGAGATAATGTTGAGATTACCGTTCTCAGCGTTCGAGGCAATCAAGTTAAATTAGGTGTAAATGCGCCGAAAGAAGTTTCTGTTCATCGAGAAGAAATTTATCAAAGAATCAAAGCATTAGCGGATGATGTCGCTAGTGACACGCAACAGTAA
- a CDS encoding phosphomannomutase/phosphoglucomutase has protein sequence MSKLTCFKAYDIRGQLGTELNTDIAYRIGRAFGQYLKPKSIVVGGDVRLTSNELKSAVTNGLLDSGVNVIDLGLTGTEEVYFATSFLKTDGGIQVTASHNPMDYNGMKLVREGSRPISADTGLADIQRLAEENNFPPVTQRGTYTQKSVQGEYVEHLLSYIDLDKLTPKKLVINSGNGAAGHIIDAIEAQFKARNVPVEFVKVHNNPDGNFPNGIPNPILHENREDSIKAVLANHADAGIAFDGDFDRCFFFDEKGGFIEGYYVVGLLSQAFLAKNKGAKIIYDPRLIWNTEELVSEAGGEAVMSKSGHSFIKEKMRAVDAIYGGEMSAHHYFRDFFYCDSGMIPWLLTLELLCTTGKPLSELVGARLDKFPSPGEINSKLTDAKAAIERVKEAYKDGKVETLDGISVEFENWRFNLRSSNTEPVVRLNLETRGDKVLMQEKTDEILALLRQ, from the coding sequence ATGAGTAAACTCACTTGTTTTAAAGCCTATGACATTCGCGGTCAATTAGGCACAGAATTGAATACGGATATTGCATACCGTATCGGGCGTGCTTTTGGGCAATACCTCAAACCGAAAAGTATTGTTGTCGGTGGGGATGTTCGTTTAACAAGTAACGAATTAAAAAGTGCGGTGACTAACGGCTTGTTAGATTCGGGAGTGAACGTCATTGATTTAGGCCTTACCGGTACGGAAGAAGTTTATTTCGCCACATCGTTCCTTAAAACCGACGGCGGTATTCAAGTAACGGCAAGCCATAACCCGATGGATTATAACGGGATGAAATTAGTCAGAGAAGGTTCTCGTCCGATTAGTGCCGATACGGGCTTAGCCGATATCCAACGCCTAGCCGAAGAGAATAATTTTCCACCGGTTACGCAAAGAGGGACTTACACGCAAAAAAGCGTTCAGGGCGAATATGTAGAACACTTACTCTCTTATATTGACTTAGATAAACTTACCCCGAAAAAACTAGTAATTAACTCGGGTAATGGTGCGGCAGGTCATATCATTGATGCGATTGAAGCACAATTTAAAGCGCGTAACGTGCCGGTAGAATTTGTTAAAGTACATAATAATCCGGACGGCAATTTCCCTAACGGTATTCCTAACCCGATTCTGCATGAAAACCGTGAGGATTCAATTAAAGCCGTATTAGCGAATCATGCGGATGCGGGGATTGCATTCGACGGCGATTTCGACCGTTGCTTCTTCTTTGATGAAAAAGGCGGGTTTATCGAAGGTTACTATGTAGTAGGCTTATTATCTCAAGCATTCTTAGCGAAAAATAAAGGTGCTAAGATTATTTATGATCCGCGTTTAATTTGGAATACGGAAGAATTAGTATCGGAAGCGGGTGGCGAAGCGGTGATGTCAAAATCGGGTCACTCGTTTATTAAAGAGAAAATGCGCGCAGTAGATGCGATTTATGGTGGTGAAATGTCTGCTCACCATTATTTCCGTGATTTCTTCTACTGTGATAGCGGTATGATTCCATGGTTATTAACGTTAGAACTATTATGTACGACAGGTAAACCGTTAAGCGAATTAGTCGGTGCTCGTTTGGATAAATTCCCGTCACCGGGTGAAATTAACAGTAAATTAACCGATGCTAAAGCGGCTATTGAACGTGTTAAAGAAGCGTATAAAGACGGAAAAGTCGAAACTTTAGACGGTATCAGCGTTGAATTTGAAAACTGGCGTTTCAACTTACGCAGTTCAAATACCGAACCTGTTGTACGTTTAAATTTAGAAACTCGCGGCGATAAAGTATTAATGCAAGAGAAAACTGATGAAATCCTTGCATTACTTCGTCAGTAA
- the galU gene encoding UTP--glucose-1-phosphate uridylyltransferase GalU, with product MKVIIPVAGLGTRMLPATKAIPKEMLTIADKPLIQYIVNECVAAGIKEIVLVTHSSKNAIENHFDTSFELETMLEKRVKRQLLEEVRSIVPKDVTLMHVRQGQAKGLGHAVLCGRAVVGNEPFAVVLPDVILADFTANQKTENLAAMIKRFNETQHSQIMVAPVPREDVSSYGVADCAGVEIPAGETAKIVKMVEKPSVEEAPSNLAVVGRYVFSAGIWDLLEKTPVGVGDEIQLTDAIDMLIEQETVEAFHMTGRTFDCGDKLGYMQAFTEYSLRHDKFGNDFKEFIKKLAKTL from the coding sequence ATGAAAGTAATTATTCCGGTAGCGGGTTTAGGGACGCGAATGCTTCCTGCAACCAAGGCAATTCCAAAAGAAATGCTGACGATTGCGGATAAACCGCTTATTCAATATATCGTGAACGAATGTGTAGCGGCTGGTATTAAAGAGATCGTATTAGTGACTCATTCTTCAAAAAATGCTATCGAAAACCATTTTGATACGTCTTTTGAACTTGAAACTATGTTGGAAAAACGCGTTAAACGCCAATTATTAGAAGAAGTGCGCTCAATTGTGCCAAAAGACGTTACATTAATGCATGTACGTCAAGGTCAAGCTAAAGGTTTAGGTCATGCGGTATTATGCGGTAGAGCGGTAGTCGGTAACGAACCTTTTGCAGTCGTATTACCGGATGTAATTTTAGCCGATTTTACTGCGAATCAAAAAACGGAAAACCTTGCGGCGATGATCAAACGTTTCAACGAAACACAACATAGCCAAATTATGGTTGCACCGGTACCGAGAGAAGATGTAAGTAGCTATGGCGTAGCGGATTGTGCAGGCGTGGAAATTCCTGCCGGCGAAACTGCAAAAATCGTGAAGATGGTTGAAAAACCGAGTGTAGAAGAAGCACCTTCTAATTTAGCGGTTGTCGGTCGTTACGTATTCTCTGCCGGCATTTGGGATTTATTAGAGAAAACACCGGTTGGTGTAGGCGATGAGATCCAATTAACCGATGCTATTGATATGTTAATTGAGCAAGAAACGGTAGAAGCATTTCATATGACAGGTCGTACTTTCGACTGCGGCGATAAATTAGGTTATATGCAGGCATTTACCGAATATAGTTTACGTCATGATAAGTTCGGCAATGACTTTAAAGAATTTATTAAAAAATTAGCTAAAACGTTATAA